From the genome of Danio rerio strain Tuebingen ecotype United States chromosome 2, GRCz12tu, whole genome shotgun sequence, one region includes:
- the ptmab gene encoding prothymosin alpha-B: protein MADAKVDSATEISAKDLKEKKLIEEKENGKDATNGKENEENGEPEIDDEDDDEVDEDDEEGEGDEDEDEDDDDEDLGGGTKRGADDDEDEDEDDEDDVDPKKQKVN from the exons ATGGCAGATGCAAAGGTTGACTCCGCAACGGAAATCTCCGCAAAG GACCTGAAGGAGAAGAAGCTCATCGAGGAGAAGGAAAACGGAAAAGATGCTACTAATGGAAAG GAGAACGAGGAGAACGGAGAGCCAGAAAttgatgatgaagatgacgatGAGGTAGATGAAGATGACGAAGAAGGAGAGG GTGATGAGGATGAGGacgaggatgatgatgatgaagacctAGGTGGAGGAACAAAGCGGGgtgctgatgatgatgaagatgaggatgaagatgatgag GATGACGTCGACCCCAAGAAGCAGAAGGTTAATTAA